In one Kluyveromyces marxianus DMKU3-1042 DNA, complete genome, chromosome 4 genomic region, the following are encoded:
- the TCB3 gene encoding Tcb3p, with translation MGQVDPRTDKPLPVGTSSPGTAASPEKNPLLQAKEEAKTKASKDEKPSQLKEHETNETENKVPDVIPATAAQENVDLPPPNEEGAVGTVPVEKINPEKLKRAPPRKQNKLETSIDTAKYQADQQKIGSLEKEFEKENPDYLFPWYSVGGFDANKSSSKQLKNTRVVKSYVVENYYNDWYCNTVGVVGTCFFAWLLSYLNFSWWSLGFVFFCTASVYRSEFRRFNRNLRDDFKRVVVHETLSEKTESSLWLNSFLSKFWVIYMPMLSKQVKAAVNPQLAGAAPGYGIDALSLDEFTLGSKAPAIDAIKSYTKKGDKTVEMDWTFSFTPNDESNMTSNQVKSKINPKISLGVTVGKGIVSKTLPILVEDINVAGTARITLKFGDVFPNIKTVSVSMLEPPLIDFALKPVGGDTLGLDIMSFLPGLKTFVKSMINSNAGPMLYAPNHFDVDVEEIMAAQSNDAIGVVAVTIDSAADLKTTDFLSTSVDPYIKFEAEKGIIGNDSNIRTAIKSDNKNPRWNETKYLLVNTLDQKLTFNCFDFNDVRKDALIGSFDFDLSDLYQKPAQEHLTRDLLSKGKSRGVLNYSINWFPVIKNEDDDDVSEEKSDIDTKELDSEDDDKEKEASDSDVGIFKFTLHNVKYLNKASALTGFLSPFAELYLDGKKVKTYRTLRRINEPSWEESIEVLVPSVSKSEIALKVFDQQLTGDMLLAEYSAPMEDVISLSEQAQTYVKASPQGEIYISSSWKPVAMTGAFNVSDKIREPLGALRLHLKEAVIHESDLSGVGDIDPFVTVTSNKSMFYRTNYFSDTKTPIFNSVVYVPITSENQSITINLVDYQKMSKDRHLGSYHFSASKLIKKDPKTQRFIASFNGEEQIKCSLLNRKGRVMRSYINVGCSVVSTIPVYYPHELPEVEKLEENLKKKREEFEAEQAELKKQMDSNPKEYEMIEVEDKFEKDMQRINRKEKMSFEELIKTNSGTCSFQIIDSSFTRPSVYLQILYDDVSYPALTSQKSKSGKIPVEFGSFFVRDLKNSIMTFRLSKKPIVKEKDDIISEQTVSTFDLLKKGLTEASTVSIKDGSKIKVRFYFNPSVSKLPPSETVTDTGILQTTFVSAENVLASDRNGKSDPMIIVKIDGGKVFQSSVVKKTLNPVWNEKAKILVPSRSRSDVLVQVYDWDRAVSNDLLGEVKWDVQDLVPNKETTLSFNLKPQGTLHVKATFVPKYIPPTVEVTEGNLAKKTVGNVANLGVGAVSGVAQVGSGVAGAGVGAVSGGLSKGGRLLKGISGIKSRSADSKDVNEDEHSVTSDVTNFGFDPSVPNTSYAPVRPQTAPTASTKEASSIQGPPGAIHKRNVSGTSNHSRATIPGSHSGKVTIVGAENLGKSVQVRVSITQGGRMKHLHRTHERKSDDKGTCHFDETVNFKATGDAVIVFGAVAHHTFSKDTELGVSQISLSDPQLHQDGQIGLRLGNGHIIFKIKYPLDGEVPPTPQIPEKYK, from the coding sequence ATGGGGCAAGTGGATCCTAGGACAGACAAGCCATTGCCTGTTGGGACTTCCTCGCCAGGAACTGCTGCTAGTCCAGAAAAAAATCCCCTTTTACAGGCCAAGGAAGAAGCTAAAACAAAGGCTTCTAAAGATGAAAAGCCTTCGCAACTGAAAGAACATGAAACTAACGAAACTGAAAATAAGGTTCCTGATGTAATTCCTGCCACTGCAGCACAAGAAAATGTAGATTTACCACCTCCTAACGAGGAGGGTGCAGTAGGTACAGTTCCAGTGGAAAAAATTAACCcagaaaaattgaagagagcACCACCACGCAAGCAGAACAAATTGGAGACTTCTATTGACACTGCAAAGTACCAAGCTGATCAGCAAAAAATAGGATCTTTGGAGAAGGAGtttgagaaagaaaaccCAGATTATTTGTTCCCTTGGTACTCTGTTGGTGGATTTGATGCTAATAAATCATCCTCaaagcaattgaagaacaCTCGTGTTGTCAAGTCTTATGTTGTGGAAAATTACTATAACGATTGGTATTGTAACACCGTTGGTGTTGTAGGAActtgtttttttgcatGGTTGCTCTCCTATTTGAATTTCTCGTGGTGGTCGTTAGGGTTCGTCTTTTTCTGTACTGCATCGGTGTACAGAAGCGAATTCCGTCGATTCAATAGAAACTTGCGTGATGACTTTAAAAGAGTGGTTGTTCATGAAACTTTGAGTGAGAAGACTGAGTCATCCTTATGGTTAAACTCTTTCCTCTCTAAGTTTTGggttatatatatgccAATGCTATCGAAGCAAGTCAAGGCTGCCGTAAATCCTCAATTGGCAGGTGCTGCTCCTGGGTATGGTATAGATGCATTGAGTTTGGATGAATTTACTCTTGGTAGTAAGGCGCCAGCTATCGACGCAATCAAGTCTTATACAAAAAAGGGAGACAAAACCGTTGAAATGGATTGGACATTCTCTTTTACTCCAAATGACGAATCAAACATGACTTCGAATCAAGTTAAAAGTAAGATCAACCCAAAGATTTCCTTGGGTGTCACTGTGGGAAAAGGTATTGTGTCAAAGACCTTGCCCATTTTAGTTGAAGATATTAATGTCGCTGGTACTGCTCGTATTACCCTCAAGTTTGGAGATGTCTTCCCTAATATCAAAactgtttctgtttctatGTTAGAACCTCCGTTAATCGATTTTGCCTTGAAGCCGGTTGGTGGTGATACGTTAGGCTTGGATATCATGTCTTTCTTACCTGGTTTGAAAACATTTGTGAAGAGCATGATTAACTCCAATGCTGGTCCAATGCTATATGCACCAAATCattttgatgttgatgtaGAAGAAATTATGGCTGCTCAATCTAATGATGCAATCGGTGTTGTTGCAGTGACCATTGACTCTGCTGCAGATTTGAAGACAACTGATTTCTTATCTACTTCAGTGGATCCATACATCAAGTTTGAAGCTGAAAAGGGAATTATAGGCAATGACTCTAACATTCGTACAGCTATAAAGTCTGATAACAAAAATCCTCGTTGGAATGAAACGAAATACTTGTTAGTAAACACGTTAGACCAAAAATTGACCTTCAATTGCTTTGATTTCAATGATGTGAGAAAGGATGCTCTAATCGGGTCATTTGACTTTGATCTATCCGACCTCTATCAAAAGCCTGCGCAAGAACATTTGACTAGAGACTTGCTCTCTAAGGGCAAATCTAGGGGTGTTTTAAACTATAGTATTAATTGGTTCCCGGTTATCAAAaatgaggatgatgatgacgttTCTGAAGAGAAAAGTGATATTGATACTAAGGAGTTGGACTCTGAGGACGATGACAAGGAAAAGGAGGCAAGCGACTCTGATGTTGGTATTTTCAAGTTTACACTCCATAAtgtgaaatatttgaacAAGGCTTCTGCCCTGACAGGATTCTTATCTCCTTTCGCAGAGCTATATCTTGACGGTAAAAAGGTCAAGACCTACAGAACTTTGAGAAGAATTAATGAACCCTCTTGGGAAGAAAGTATTGAAGTATTGGTTCCTTCTGTTTCTAAGTCAGAAATAGCACTCAAGGTGTTTGATCAACAACTAACAGGAGATATGTTGTTAGCTGAATACTCTGCTCCAATGGAAGATGTTATTTCGTTATCTGAACAAGCTCAAACATATGTGAAAGCTTCCCCTCAAGgtgaaatatatatctcttcaAGCTGGAAGCCTGTTGCTATGACTGGTGCTTTCAATGTCAGCGACAAAATTCGTGAACCATTAGGTGCTCTTAGACTCCATCTAAAAGAAGCTGTTATCCACGAAAGTGATTTGTCTGGTGTTGGTGATATAGATCCATTTGTTACTGTAACATCTAATAAGAGTATGTTCTATAGAACTAACTATTTCTCTGATACAAAAACACCAATATTCAATAGCGTTGTCTATGTCCCAATTACTTCGGAAAACCAAAGTATAACTATAAATTTGGTTGACTATCAAAAAATGTCTAAAGATAGACATTTGGGTTCCTACCACTTCTCTGCTTCTAAGTTAATTAAAAAAGATCCTAAGACCCAAAGGTTCATTGCATCCTTTAATGGAGAAGAACAAATAAAATGTTCTTTGTTAAATCGTAAAGGAAGAGTTATGAGATCATATATCAATGTCGGCTGTTCAGTAGTTTCTACTATACCAGTTTATTATCCCCACGAACTACCAGAAGTTGagaaacttgaagaaaacctcaagaagaagagggaAGAATTCGAGGCCGAGCAAGctgaattgaagaaacaaatgGATAGTAATCCTAAGGAATACGAAATGATTGAGGTTGAAGATAAATTTGAGAAGGACATGCAAAGAATcaatagaaaagaaaagatgtCCTTCGAAGAACTTATCAAAACAAACTCTGGTACGTGCTCTTTCCAAATCATTGATTCATCGTTCACAAGGCCTTCTGTATACTTACAAATTCTCTATGATGATGTTTCATACCCGGCTCTTACTTCtcagaaatcaaaatcagGGAAAATACCTGTAGAGTTTGGAAGCTTCTTCGTCCGTGATTTAAAGAATAGTATTATGACCTTCAGATTATCAAAAAAGCCAATTGTgaaggaaaaggatgaCATAATTTCTGAGCAGACCGTTTCCACATTCGACCTTTTAAAGAAAGGTCTGACTGAGGCAAGTACTGTATCAATAAAGGATGGTTCAAAGATTAAGGTGAGATTCTATTTCAACCCATCTGTGTCCAAATTGCCTCCTTCTGAAACAGTTACAGATACAGGTATTCTCCAAACTACATTCGTCTCGGCGGAGAATGTTCTGGCTAGTGATCGTAACGGTAAATCCGACCCAATGATCATTGTTAAAATAGATGGAGGGAAAGTATTTCAATCTTCTGTGGTTAAGAAAACGCTTAACCCTGTCTGGAATGAAAAAGCCAAAATTCTTGTCCCATCTAGGAGTAGAAGTGATGTTCTTGTCCAAGTTTATGACTGGGATAGGGCAGTTTCTAATGATTTATTAGGTGAGGTTAAATGGGATGTCCAAGATTTGGTGCctaacaaagaaacaacacTATCTTTCAACTTGAAACCACAAGGGACTTTACATGTTAAAGCCACCTTTGTTCCTAAATATATTCCACCTACCGTAGAAGTGACTGAAGGTAATTTAGCTAAAAAGACTGTTGGTAATGTCGCAAATCTGGGTGTTGGTGCCGTCAGTGGTGTTGCACAAGTAGGAAGTGGTGTTGCCGGTGCTGGTGTAGGTGCTGTCTCTGGAGGATTGTCTAAAGGTGGGCGCTTATTGAAAGGTATTAGTGGAATCAAATCTAGGAGTGCTGACAGCAAAGATGTTAACGAAGACGAGCACTCGGTGACATCTGACGTGACAAATTTTGGATTCGACCCATCAGTTCCAAACACATCTTACGCGCCAGTCCGTCCACAAACGGCTCCTACGGCATCAACGAAGGAGGCTTCCAGTATCCAAGGTCCGCCTGGTGCAATTCATAAAAGAAATGTTTCAGGAACCAGTAACCATTCCCGTGCTACTATCCCGGGAAGTCACAGTGGTAAAGTTACAATCGTTGGTGCTGAAAATTTGGGTAAATCTGTTCAGGTGAGAGTTTCTATCACTCAAGGTGGAAGAATGAAACACTTGCACAGAACTCATGAGCGTAAAAGCGATGACAAAGGTACCTGTCATTTCGATGAGACAGTGAATTTCAAGGCCACTGGAGATGCGGTTATTGTATTTGGAGCTGTTGCTCACCATACTTTCAGTAAGGATACTGAATTAGGTGTGTCACAAATTAGCTTGAGCGACCCACAACTTCATCAAGATGGACAAATTGGATTAAGACTGGGTAATGGTCACATTATCTTCAAGATAAAGTATCCTTTGGATGGAGAAGTTCCACCAACTCCTCAAATCCCAGAGAAGTACAAATAA
- the RPL6A gene encoding 60S ribosomal protein eL6 translates to MLLFSDFLTHLEFFLLTSFDNFVLKLCLFVQAQKWYPAEEVPAPKQTRKAARPQKLRASLVPGTVLILLAGRFRGKRVVYLKHLEDNTLLVSGPFKVNGVPLRRVNARYVIATSTRISLEGVNVEKFNVAYFAREKLSRKQRAEANFFNEDQPKKEIKAERIEDQKNIDKALLAEIKKTPLLKQYLAATFSLKSGDKPHLLKF, encoded by the coding sequence ATGTTACTCTTTTCTGACTTCTTAACCCatttggaattttttttactaacatcatttgataatttcGTACTGAAATTATGTTTATTTGTACAGGCTCAAAAGTGGTATCCagctgaagaagttccAGCTCCAAAGCAAACCAGAAAGGCCGCCAGACCACAAAAGTTGCGTGCCTCCTTGGTCCCAGGTACCGTCTTGATTTTGTTGGCTGGTCGTTTCAGAGGTAAGAGAGTTGTTTACTTGAAGCACTTGGAAGACAACACCTTGTTGGTTTCCGGTCCATTCAAGGTCAACGGTGTTCCATTGAGAAGAGTTAACGCTCGTTACGTCATTGCTACCTCTACCAGAATCTCCTTGGAAGGTGTTAAcgttgaaaagttcaacgTTGCTTACTTCGCCAGAGAAAAGTTGTCCAGAAAGCAAAGAGCTGAagccaacttcttcaacgaagaccaaccaaagaaggaaatcaaggctgaaagaattgaagacCAAAAGAACATTGACAAGGCTTTGTTGGCTGAAATCAAGAAGACCCCATTGTTGAAGCAATATTTGGCTGCTACCTTCTCCTTGAAGAGCGGTGACAAGCCTCACTTGTTGAAATTCTAA